In a genomic window of uncultured Flavobacterium sp.:
- a CDS encoding helix-turn-helix domain-containing protein, which yields MKRYPVYSVQNFSCNDIHRDFYINTFKEHLKSHSFVEEPHRHDSYLMVFFTKGSGQHEVDFDQFEIKKGSLFVLQPGQMHHWNLSEDIEGFVIIFSQELYNLYFGQKNINEYNFYHSIHNRPEMVFEEKEIPKILPYFNLLIHENNQENRYQLDKMLNLLDCIHIEIARKYNETYSHQTHSYNIKIDKFEMLLEQYFRQEKLPSFYAEKLNITLKHLNRICNEILQKTATEVITDRVILEIKRMLIDKQLAVNEVAFKVGYEDYSYFSRFFKKQTGMSPTEFRNAIR from the coding sequence ATGAAAAGATATCCCGTTTATAGTGTTCAGAATTTTAGCTGCAATGATATTCATCGTGATTTTTATATAAATACATTCAAAGAACATCTAAAAAGTCACAGTTTTGTCGAAGAACCGCATCGGCATGATTCGTATTTAATGGTTTTTTTTACAAAAGGTTCGGGACAACACGAAGTAGATTTTGATCAATTCGAAATAAAAAAAGGAAGTTTATTCGTTTTGCAGCCCGGACAAATGCATCATTGGAATTTATCTGAAGACATTGAAGGTTTTGTGATTATTTTTTCACAGGAATTGTATAATCTCTATTTCGGACAAAAAAACATCAATGAGTATAACTTTTACCATTCTATACATAACCGACCGGAAATGGTTTTTGAAGAAAAAGAAATTCCAAAAATCCTTCCGTATTTTAATTTGCTGATTCACGAAAACAATCAGGAGAATCGATATCAACTCGATAAAATGTTGAATTTGCTGGATTGCATTCATATCGAAATTGCCCGCAAATACAACGAAACCTATTCGCATCAAACGCATTCGTATAATATTAAAATTGATAAGTTCGAAATGCTTTTGGAGCAATATTTCAGACAAGAAAAATTGCCTTCTTTCTATGCTGAAAAACTGAATATCACATTGAAGCATTTAAACAGAATCTGCAATGAAATTCTTCAAAAAACAGCCACAGAAGTAATTACAGATCGTGTAATTCTGGAAATAAAAAGAATGTTGATTGATAAGCAATTAGCTGTAAACGAAGTTGCTTTCAAAGTAGGTTACGAAGATTATTCGTATTTCTCCAGATTCTTCAAAAAACAAACCGGAATGTCGCCAACAGAATTCCGAAATGCAATACGTTGA
- a CDS encoding DUF1508 domain-containing protein codes for MGAFVISKRFNDEYKFVFTSRKGKVIFTSLSYELKFEGEEDIEKFKANIDQAKFLKFKGSGGKYFFKLMLGEVHFATSRKYTTELLLQKGIKEIVNYASKAEILDFSSSESIFEDEVVFEEEED; via the coding sequence ATGGGTGCTTTTGTAATTAGTAAAAGGTTTAATGATGAATATAAATTCGTGTTTACTTCTAGAAAAGGCAAAGTGATATTTACGAGTTTAAGTTATGAGCTGAAATTTGAAGGAGAAGAAGATATTGAGAAATTTAAGGCGAATATTGATCAGGCGAAATTTTTAAAATTTAAAGGCTCTGGTGGAAAGTATTTCTTTAAATTGATGTTGGGTGAGGTTCACTTTGCAACAAGTCGAAAATACACAACAGAATTGCTTTTGCAGAAAGGAATTAAAGAAATAGTCAACTATGCTTCGAAAGCGGAAATTTTAGACTTCTCGTCAAGCGAATCTATTTTTGAAGATGAGGTTGTTTTTGAGGAAGAAGAAGATTAG
- a CDS encoding DegT/DnrJ/EryC1/StrS family aminotransferase, whose translation MKKIQMVDLKSQYEKIKTTVDASIQEVLDTNTYINGPLVHQFQKNLEDYLGAKHVIPCANGTDALQIAMMGLDLKPGDEVITADFTFAATVEVIALLQLTPVLVDVDMTNMNIDIEAIKKAITPKTKAIVPVHLFGRAANMDAIMEIAAEHNLYVIEDNAQAIGADYISKSGTKSKVGVIGHVAATSFFPSKNLGCYGDGGAIFTNDDKLAHIIRGIVNHGMYERYHHDVVGVNSRLDSIQAGVLNAKLPLLDEYNAARRLAATKYNAAFAGNAHIVTPEFDANENDHVFHQYVLRIIDADRNALLQHLQDKQIPCAIYYPIPLHSQKAYVDTRYKEEQFPVTNQLVKEVIALPMHTELDDEQIKFITDSVLEFLNK comes from the coding sequence ATGAAAAAAATTCAAATGGTTGACTTAAAGAGTCAATACGAAAAAATAAAAACTACTGTTGATGCTTCAATTCAAGAGGTTTTAGATACAAATACTTATATAAACGGACCTTTAGTACATCAATTTCAAAAAAATCTTGAAGATTATTTAGGAGCAAAACATGTAATTCCGTGTGCAAATGGTACAGATGCTTTGCAGATTGCCATGATGGGATTAGATTTAAAACCGGGCGATGAGGTAATCACTGCTGATTTTACTTTTGCTGCAACTGTTGAGGTAATTGCTTTATTGCAATTAACGCCAGTTTTAGTAGATGTTGATATGACAAATATGAACATCGATATTGAAGCAATTAAAAAGGCAATTACGCCAAAAACGAAAGCAATTGTTCCTGTTCATTTATTTGGACGCGCAGCAAATATGGATGCGATTATGGAAATTGCAGCAGAACATAATTTATATGTAATCGAAGATAATGCACAAGCAATTGGGGCAGATTATATTTCAAAATCTGGTACAAAAAGCAAAGTAGGAGTAATTGGTCACGTTGCTGCAACTTCATTTTTCCCGTCTAAAAACTTAGGTTGTTATGGAGATGGAGGAGCAATTTTTACAAACGATGATAAATTGGCGCACATTATCCGCGGAATTGTAAATCACGGAATGTATGAGCGTTACCACCATGATGTTGTTGGTGTAAATTCTCGTTTAGATAGTATTCAGGCAGGAGTTTTAAATGCAAAACTACCTTTATTAGATGAGTATAATGCAGCGCGTCGTTTGGCAGCTACAAAATATAATGCAGCCTTTGCAGGAAATGCACATATTGTAACGCCGGAATTTGATGCAAACGAAAATGATCACGTTTTTCACCAATATGTATTGAGAATTATCGATGCAGACAGAAATGCTTTATTGCAACATTTGCAGGATAAGCAAATTCCGTGTGCGATTTATTACCCAATTCCGTTGCATTCTCAAAAAGCTTACGTTGATACTCGTTATAAAGAAGAGCAATTTCCGGTAACGAATCAATTAGTAAAAGAAGTCATTGCTTTGCCAATGCATACAGAATTGGACGATGAGCAAATCAAATTTATTACAGATTCTGTTTTAGAATTTTTAAATAAATAA
- a CDS encoding DUF983 domain-containing protein, translating to MSSALTHILSNECPICHKGKVFKDKNIFLNFGLPKMNEYCSHCNYKFQKEPGYFFGAMYVNYGLTVAQGIATYCIAQFFFEKNFDLRIIPIIAVVITLLTSFNLRFSRLAWIYMFKDYTK from the coding sequence ATGTCAAGTGCATTAACTCATATTTTAAGCAACGAATGTCCTATTTGTCATAAAGGAAAAGTTTTTAAAGACAAGAATATTTTTCTAAATTTTGGTTTACCAAAAATGAACGAATACTGTAGTCATTGCAATTACAAGTTCCAAAAAGAACCTGGTTATTTCTTTGGTGCAATGTACGTAAACTACGGATTAACAGTCGCTCAGGGAATCGCAACATATTGTATTGCACAGTTTTTCTTTGAGAAAAATTTCGATTTAAGAATTATTCCTATTATTGCGGTTGTGATTACTTTACTGACTTCTTTCAATCTCCGATTTTCAAGATTAGCATGGATTTACATGTTTAAGGATTATACGAAGTAA
- the galE gene encoding UDP-glucose 4-epimerase GalE, whose translation MKVLVTGGLGFIGSHTVVELQNEGFEVVIIDNLSNSSEDVLKGITAITGKTPLFEKLDLREKASVQDFFKKHNDVTGVIHFAASKAVGESVEQPLLYYENNIASLVYLLQELQQKPEASFIFSSSCTVYGQAEKMPITEDAPVQAAMSPYGNTKQIGEEIITDTAKVTNISAILLRYFNPVGAHSSTEIGELPLGVPQNLVPFITQTGVGLRQELSVFGDDYPTPDGTAVRDYIHVVDLAKAHVIALQRLFNKKNLQKVETFNLGTGKGSSVLEVIHSFEKVSDKKLPYAIKPRREGDITEAYANTDKANNVLGWKAQLSLDEAMASAWKWEQKVRS comes from the coding sequence ATGAAAGTATTAGTAACAGGAGGATTAGGATTTATAGGTTCTCACACCGTAGTCGAATTGCAAAATGAAGGCTTTGAAGTCGTGATAATTGATAATCTTTCGAACTCTTCAGAAGATGTTTTAAAAGGAATTACGGCAATCACAGGAAAAACGCCTTTATTCGAAAAATTAGATTTAAGAGAAAAAGCGTCCGTTCAGGATTTCTTTAAAAAACACAACGATGTTACCGGAGTAATTCATTTTGCAGCTTCAAAAGCAGTTGGAGAAAGTGTTGAGCAGCCTTTATTGTATTATGAAAACAATATTGCTTCGCTAGTTTATTTGTTACAGGAATTACAACAAAAACCTGAGGCAAGTTTCATTTTTAGTTCGTCTTGTACAGTTTACGGTCAAGCCGAAAAAATGCCAATTACTGAAGATGCTCCCGTTCAAGCAGCGATGTCTCCTTATGGAAATACAAAGCAAATAGGAGAAGAAATCATTACAGATACAGCAAAAGTAACTAACATTAGTGCGATTTTATTGCGTTATTTCAATCCGGTTGGAGCGCATTCAAGCACTGAAATTGGAGAATTACCATTAGGAGTTCCTCAAAATTTAGTTCCTTTTATTACTCAAACAGGAGTAGGATTGCGTCAGGAATTATCAGTTTTTGGAGATGATTATCCAACTCCGGACGGAACTGCAGTTCGTGATTATATTCACGTTGTAGATTTGGCAAAAGCACACGTTATTGCATTACAGCGTTTATTCAATAAAAAGAATTTACAAAAAGTAGAAACCTTCAATTTAGGAACGGGAAAAGGAAGTTCAGTTTTAGAAGTAATTCATAGTTTCGAAAAAGTAAGCGATAAAAAATTACCATACGCAATTAAGCCACGTCGTGAAGGTGATATCACCGAAGCGTATGCAAACACAGATAAAGCAAACAATGTTTTAGGTTGGAAAGCACAATTGAGTTTAGACGAAGCAATGGCAAGTGCCTGGAAATGGGAACAGAAAGTTCGTTCTTAA
- a CDS encoding glycosyltransferase N-terminal domain-containing protein has translation MLFLYNLVVSIAGFFLKIVALFSPKIKLFTEGRKNVFTILEDKIKPTDKTIWFHSASLGEYEQGLPVIEKIKEKYPSHKIIVTFFSPSGYEVRKNNTVTDVTIYLPLDTKSNAKRFLKLVHPELAFFIKYEFWLNYLKELENSKTPTYLISGIFRDNQMFFKWYGGFYRKALKAFTYFFVQNEASKEKIEALGFQNVIVSGDTRFDRVNAILERDNTLDFIENFKNNTPTIIIGSSWPKDEALLIEYINDAPSMVKFIIAPHNIKADQIANLKSQITKSTILYSEKENQDLSNFKVFIIDTIGLLTKIYSYGTIAYVGGGFGNPGIHNILEPATFGIPIVIGPNYSNFAEAVQLVNLGGCLVISNADELKQNLDLLLNNESFLKEKSQICKSYIQDHKGATNTIMKIVS, from the coding sequence ATGCTTTTTCTATACAATTTAGTTGTTTCTATTGCGGGGTTTTTTCTGAAAATTGTAGCTCTTTTTAGTCCGAAAATTAAGCTTTTCACAGAAGGTCGGAAAAATGTTTTTACAATTTTAGAAGACAAGATAAAACCTACAGATAAAACGATCTGGTTTCATTCGGCTTCACTTGGAGAGTACGAACAAGGTTTACCGGTCATCGAAAAAATCAAAGAAAAATATCCTTCTCATAAAATTATCGTGACTTTTTTCTCTCCTTCCGGTTATGAAGTCCGTAAAAATAATACTGTTACAGATGTTACTATTTACCTTCCTTTAGATACCAAAAGCAACGCAAAAAGGTTCTTAAAATTAGTACATCCCGAATTGGCATTTTTTATTAAATATGAATTTTGGCTGAATTATTTAAAAGAATTAGAAAACAGCAAAACTCCAACTTATTTGATTTCCGGAATCTTCAGAGACAATCAGATGTTTTTTAAATGGTACGGCGGTTTCTATAGAAAGGCATTAAAAGCATTCACTTACTTTTTTGTTCAAAATGAAGCTTCTAAAGAAAAAATTGAAGCTCTCGGATTTCAGAATGTTATCGTTTCCGGCGATACTCGTTTTGATCGCGTAAATGCAATCTTAGAAAGAGACAATACATTAGATTTTATTGAAAACTTCAAAAACAATACTCCAACTATAATAATAGGAAGCTCGTGGCCAAAAGATGAAGCTTTATTAATCGAATATATTAATGATGCGCCTTCAATGGTAAAATTTATTATTGCGCCACACAATATCAAAGCTGATCAAATAGCCAATCTTAAATCGCAAATTACAAAGTCAACGATTTTATATTCTGAAAAAGAAAATCAGGATTTATCAAACTTCAAAGTATTTATTATTGACACGATTGGACTTTTGACCAAAATCTACAGCTACGGAACCATTGCTTATGTAGGCGGCGGTTTTGGAAATCCCGGAATCCACAATATCCTGGAACCTGCTACATTTGGAATTCCAATTGTAATTGGTCCAAATTATTCCAATTTTGCCGAAGCTGTTCAATTAGTTAATCTTGGAGGTTGTTTGGTAATTTCTAACGCAGACGAATTAAAACAAAATCTTGATCTTTTACTTAATAATGAAAGCTTTCTAAAAGAGAAAAGTCAAATTTGCAAGTCGTACATCCAAGACCATAAAGGAGCAACAAATACGATCATGAAAATCGTTTCGTGA
- the mutS gene encoding DNA mismatch repair protein MutS produces the protein MAAKDKVVKETPLMKQYNEIKRKYPDACLLFRVGDFYETFGEDAVRASKILGITLTKRGAGSETETALAGFPHHSINTYLPKLVKAGLRVAICDQLEDPKMTKTIVKRGVTELVTPGVSLNDEVLQSKTNNFLASVYFANKSIGVSFLDVSTGEFLTAQGNAEYIDKLLQNFNPSEILVPKNNKMDFKASFGEDFHTFYLEDWIYKEDYALETLTKHFQTVSLKGFGVEELKEGIIASGAILYYLSETQHNRVQHITAIQRIAEDAYVWMDRFTIRNLELYHSYNPNAVTLLDVIDRTLSPMGGRLLKRWLALPLKDSAKIKNRHDVVTYLKSDSEVLQNIQYQIKQISDLERLISKIAAGKVSPREIVYLKESLDAIIPIKTLALASPQEAVKIIGDSLHACDLLREKIKTTLNQDAPVAIAKGNAIAKGISEELDDLRAISTSGKEFLEGIEKRESERTGISSLKISFNNVFGYYIEVRNTHKDKVPAEWIRKQTLVNAERYITEELKEYETKILGAEEKIHKIETELFEQLIAWIATYIKPVQMNANLVAQLDCLCSFTQLAIENQYVCPEIDETFELDIKNGRHPVIEKQLPVGTPYIANDVFLDRETQQIIMITGPNMSGKSAILRQTALIVLLAQMGSFVPADSVRMGIVDKIFTRVGASDNISMGESTFMVEMNETASILNNISDRSLVLLDEIGRGTSTYDGISIAWAIAEFLHEHPGRPKTLFATHYHELNEMTESLTRIQNYNVAVKELKDTVLFVRKLIKGGSAHSFGIHVAKMAGMPQIVILKAQKLLKKLEKNHSSESLNGVKSAADEMQMSFFNLDDPLLEEIKEEILSLDINAITPVEALMKLNEIKRMLVKK, from the coding sequence TTGGCAGCGAAAGACAAAGTGGTGAAAGAAACACCCTTAATGAAACAGTACAACGAAATCAAGAGAAAATATCCTGATGCATGTCTGCTTTTCAGAGTAGGAGATTTTTATGAAACCTTTGGTGAAGATGCTGTTAGGGCGTCAAAAATCCTTGGTATCACACTAACTAAAAGAGGCGCGGGATCTGAAACCGAAACAGCGTTGGCGGGTTTTCCACATCATTCCATTAATACGTATTTGCCAAAATTGGTCAAAGCTGGACTTCGTGTAGCGATCTGTGATCAGCTTGAAGATCCAAAAATGACCAAAACTATCGTGAAACGTGGCGTTACTGAATTGGTAACACCCGGAGTTTCTTTAAATGATGAAGTTTTACAATCAAAAACAAACAACTTTTTAGCATCAGTTTATTTTGCTAATAAAAGCATCGGAGTTTCTTTTCTGGATGTTTCTACCGGAGAGTTTTTAACTGCTCAGGGAAATGCAGAATATATAGATAAATTGTTGCAGAATTTTAATCCAAGTGAAATTCTGGTTCCAAAGAATAATAAGATGGATTTTAAAGCTTCTTTTGGAGAAGATTTCCATACTTTTTATTTAGAAGATTGGATTTATAAAGAAGATTATGCTTTAGAAACTTTGACAAAACATTTTCAAACCGTTTCCTTAAAAGGTTTTGGAGTTGAAGAGTTAAAAGAAGGAATTATTGCTTCAGGAGCAATTCTTTATTATTTGTCAGAAACACAGCATAATCGTGTACAACATATTACGGCGATTCAGCGTATTGCAGAAGATGCTTATGTTTGGATGGATCGTTTTACCATTAGAAACTTAGAATTATATCACAGTTATAATCCAAATGCCGTAACGCTTTTGGATGTAATTGACAGAACGCTTTCGCCGATGGGAGGACGTTTGTTGAAACGTTGGTTGGCTTTACCTTTAAAAGACAGTGCTAAAATCAAAAATCGTCACGATGTCGTTACCTATTTAAAATCAGATTCTGAAGTTTTACAAAACATTCAATATCAGATAAAGCAAATTTCGGATTTAGAGCGTTTGATTTCTAAAATTGCAGCAGGAAAAGTTTCGCCTCGTGAAATTGTTTATCTAAAAGAATCTTTGGATGCTATTATTCCAATAAAAACTTTAGCGTTGGCAAGTCCGCAGGAAGCTGTGAAAATTATTGGAGATAGTTTACATGCCTGTGATCTTTTAAGAGAGAAAATTAAAACAACTTTAAATCAGGACGCGCCTGTAGCGATTGCAAAAGGAAATGCAATTGCAAAAGGAATTAGTGAAGAACTAGACGATTTACGCGCTATTTCTACTTCAGGAAAAGAATTTTTAGAAGGAATTGAAAAAAGAGAATCGGAGAGAACTGGAATTTCTTCTTTGAAAATATCCTTTAATAATGTTTTTGGATATTATATCGAAGTTAGAAATACACACAAAGATAAAGTTCCGGCAGAATGGATTCGTAAACAAACCTTGGTAAATGCTGAGCGTTATATTACCGAAGAATTAAAAGAGTACGAAACAAAAATTTTGGGAGCCGAAGAAAAGATTCATAAAATTGAAACCGAACTTTTCGAGCAATTAATTGCCTGGATTGCTACCTATATTAAACCGGTTCAAATGAATGCCAATTTGGTGGCGCAATTAGATTGTTTGTGTTCATTTACGCAATTGGCAATCGAGAATCAATATGTGTGTCCGGAAATCGATGAAACTTTTGAACTTGATATCAAAAACGGACGTCACCCTGTAATCGAAAAACAATTGCCGGTTGGAACTCCATATATTGCCAATGATGTTTTCTTAGATAGAGAAACGCAGCAAATTATTATGATTACCGGTCCCAATATGTCTGGTAAGTCGGCTATTTTGAGACAAACAGCATTAATTGTATTGTTGGCTCAAATGGGAAGTTTTGTTCCGGCTGACAGTGTGAGAATGGGAATTGTAGATAAGATTTTTACCAGAGTAGGAGCATCGGATAATATTTCGATGGGAGAATCTACTTTTATGGTCGAAATGAATGAAACGGCTTCTATCTTGAATAATATCTCTGATCGAAGTTTAGTTCTTTTAGATGAAATTGGTCGAGGAACAAGTACGTATGACGGAATTTCGATTGCTTGGGCTATTGCCGAGTTTCTACACGAACATCCGGGAAGACCTAAAACATTATTTGCAACGCATTATCATGAATTAAATGAAATGACGGAATCTTTAACTAGAATTCAGAATTATAATGTTGCGGTAAAAGAATTAAAAGACACAGTTCTTTTTGTTCGTAAGCTGATAAAAGGAGGAAGCGCGCATAGTTTTGGAATTCACGTTGCAAAAATGGCGGGAATGCCTCAAATCGTAATTTTGAAAGCGCAAAAGCTATTAAAGAAATTAGAAAAGAATCATTCAAGCGAATCTTTAAACGGAGTAAAATCTGCTGCGGATGAAATGCAAATGAGTTTCTTTAATTTAGATGATCCTTTGTTAGAAGAAATAAAAGAAGAGATTCTGAGTCTTGATATAAATGCGATAACTCCGGTTGAAGCATTGATGAAGCTGAATGAAATCAAGCGAATGTTAGTTAAGAAATAA
- a CDS encoding pirin family protein, whose protein sequence is MENIVLHKAETRGNANHGWLNAYHSFSFASWYNPDRIQFGALRVLNDDTIAGGMGFGTHPHDNMEIISIPLEGDLAHKDSMGNTEIIKNGDIQVMSAGTGVQHSEFNPNADQQTKLLQIWLFPNKRNVTPRYQQITLDVADRHNKLAQILSPNADDEGVWIHQDAWFNMGNFDSGVSTEYKIKKEGNGVYAFVLKGNVTINGQELNTRDAVGISGTDTLNIKANTDAEFLLMDVPMNY, encoded by the coding sequence ATGGAAAATATAGTATTACATAAAGCAGAAACAAGAGGAAACGCAAATCACGGATGGCTTAACGCATATCATAGTTTTAGTTTTGCGAGCTGGTATAATCCAGATAGAATTCAGTTTGGAGCTCTTCGTGTTTTGAACGATGACACGATTGCAGGCGGAATGGGCTTTGGAACTCATCCACACGATAATATGGAGATTATTAGTATTCCGCTTGAAGGTGATTTAGCGCACAAAGACAGCATGGGAAATACCGAAATCATCAAAAATGGAGATATTCAGGTTATGAGTGCCGGAACTGGAGTTCAACATAGTGAGTTTAATCCAAATGCAGATCAACAGACTAAATTATTACAAATCTGGTTGTTTCCAAACAAAAGAAATGTGACTCCTCGTTACCAACAAATAACTTTGGATGTTGCTGACAGACACAATAAATTAGCGCAGATTTTATCGCCAAATGCTGACGATGAAGGAGTTTGGATTCACCAAGATGCTTGGTTCAACATGGGTAATTTTGACTCAGGTGTATCTACTGAATATAAAATTAAAAAAGAAGGAAACGGAGTTTACGCTTTCGTTTTAAAAGGAAACGTAACTATTAACGGTCAGGAATTAAACACTCGTGATGCTGTTGGAATTTCAGGAACTGACACTTTAAACATAAAAGCAAATACAGATGCCGAGTTTCTTTTAATGGATGTTCCTATGAATTATTAA
- a CDS encoding YceI family protein has translation MATTKWSIDPTHSEIGFKVKHMMFTNVSGKFGTYDATITTEGENFENADIQFSGDIASIDTANADRDGHLRSADFFDVENNPKLTFKASTFKKIDAGDYEITGDLAIKGISKSVTFPVDFSGIMTDPWGNTKVGLSIEGKINRKDWGLNWNSALETGGVLVGEEVKLNIELQFVKQA, from the coding sequence ATGGCAACTACAAAATGGTCAATTGACCCAACACATTCAGAAATTGGTTTTAAAGTTAAACACATGATGTTTACAAATGTTTCAGGTAAATTTGGAACTTATGACGCAACAATTACTACAGAAGGAGAAAACTTCGAAAATGCTGATATCCAATTTTCTGGTGATATCGCTTCTATCGACACTGCAAATGCAGACAGAGACGGTCACTTGAGAAGTGCAGATTTCTTTGATGTTGAAAACAATCCAAAATTAACTTTCAAAGCTTCTACTTTCAAAAAAATTGATGCTGGAGATTATGAAATAACTGGAGATTTAGCTATCAAAGGTATTTCAAAATCAGTAACTTTTCCTGTAGACTTTAGCGGAATCATGACTGATCCATGGGGAAATACTAAAGTAGGTTTAAGCATTGAAGGTAAAATTAATCGTAAAGATTGGGGTTTAAACTGGAACTCTGCTCTTGAAACTGGTGGTGTTTTAGTTGGAGAAGAAGTAAAATTAAACATTGAATTACAATTTGTAAAACAAGCTTAA
- a CDS encoding DUF1573 domain-containing protein, with translation MKKIILIAMLAVVGITASNAQSTKKAAKAAKVAKIEGAGMTFETETIDYGTIAHNADGKREFVFVNNGTKPLIITNTQGSCGCTVPTTPKEPIAPGAKGIIGVKYATDRVGAFTKTVTVTSNAEGQPTKVLTIKGTVLPDPVKS, from the coding sequence ATGAAAAAAATAATCTTAATCGCTATGTTAGCTGTAGTTGGAATTACAGCTTCTAATGCTCAAAGCACTAAAAAAGCGGCTAAAGCTGCTAAAGTTGCTAAAATCGAAGGTGCAGGAATGACTTTCGAAACAGAAACTATTGATTACGGAACTATCGCTCACAACGCTGATGGAAAACGTGAATTCGTTTTTGTAAACAACGGAACTAAGCCATTAATCATTACAAACACACAAGGATCTTGTGGTTGTACTGTACCAACAACTCCAAAAGAGCCAATCGCTCCAGGTGCTAAAGGTATTATTGGTGTAAAATATGCTACTGACAGAGTTGGTGCATTTACAAAAACTGTAACGGTTACTTCTAACGCTGAAGGACAACCAACAAAAGTACTTACTATTAAAGGTACAGTTTTACCAGATCCAGTAAAAAGCTAA
- a CDS encoding (4Fe-4S)-binding protein produces MNPNNLTKEYTNDEVAIVWQSGKCIHSANCVKNNPEVFRPKEKPWIVAEASTSEKIISTVNKCPSGALTYYMNNKNQD; encoded by the coding sequence ATGAATCCAAATAATCTAACCAAAGAATACACAAATGACGAAGTAGCCATTGTTTGGCAATCCGGAAAATGTATACATTCTGCTAATTGTGTAAAAAATAATCCTGAGGTTTTTCGCCCAAAAGAAAAACCCTGGATTGTAGCCGAGGCTTCTACTTCTGAAAAAATAATTTCGACTGTTAATAAATGCCCTTCAGGAGCTTTGACTTATTACATGAACAACAAAAATCAAGACTAA
- the fabD gene encoding ACP S-malonyltransferase produces the protein MKAYVFPGQGAQFTGMGKDLYESSALAKELFEKANEILGFRITDIMFEGTAEELKETKVTQPAVFLHSVILAKTLGEDFKPEMVAGHSLGEFSALVANGTLSFEDGLKLVSQRALAMQKACEITPSTMAAVLGLADNIVEEVCASIDGIVVAANYNCPGQLVISGETTAVEKACEAMKAAGAKRALILPVGGAFHSPMMEPAREELAAAIEATTFSTPICPVYQNVTANAVSDANEIKKNLIIQLTAPVKWTQSVQQMIADGATLFTEVGPGKVLAGLINKIDKEAVTANA, from the coding sequence ATGAAAGCATACGTATTTCCGGGTCAGGGCGCACAGTTTACAGGAATGGGCAAAGACTTATATGAATCATCGGCTTTAGCCAAAGAATTATTCGAAAAAGCTAATGAAATTTTAGGTTTTAGAATCACAGATATCATGTTCGAAGGTACTGCCGAAGAACTAAAAGAAACTAAAGTAACTCAACCTGCTGTATTTTTACACTCCGTTATTTTAGCAAAAACTTTAGGCGAAGATTTTAAACCAGAAATGGTTGCAGGACATTCTTTAGGAGAATTCTCTGCATTGGTTGCAAACGGAACTTTATCTTTTGAAGATGGTCTTAAATTAGTTTCTCAACGTGCTCTTGCTATGCAAAAAGCTTGCGAAATTACTCCATCTACAATGGCTGCAGTTTTAGGTTTAGCTGATAATATCGTAGAAGAAGTTTGCGCTTCTATCGACGGAATTGTAGTTGCTGCAAACTACAACTGCCCTGGACAATTGGTAATTTCAGGAGAAACTACTGCTGTTGAAAAAGCTTGTGAAGCTATGAAAGCTGCCGGAGCAAAACGTGCTTTAATTTTACCTGTTGGAGGAGCTTTTCACTCACCAATGATGGAACCTGCAAGAGAAGAATTGGCTGCTGCGATTGAAGCAACTACATTCTCTACTCCTATTTGCCCAGTTTATCAAAACGTAACTGCAAATGCGGTTTCTGATGCAAACGAAATCAAAAAGAACTTAATTATTCAATTGACTGCTCCTGTAAAATGGACTCAATCTGTACAACAAATGATCGCTGACGGTGCTACTTTGTTTACTGAAGTTGGTCCAGGAAAAGTATTAGCCGGTTTAATTAATAAAATCGATAAAGAAGCTGTTACTGCGAATGCTTAA